In Candidatus Omnitrophota bacterium, a single window of DNA contains:
- a CDS encoding response regulator — MISPRPRKKILIIEDDTSLTEELSEILQDKGYSVDTENNGLTGRKRLEDERFDILILDLRLPGLAGEEILRQARGKNLCEKIIVLSAKPVHDLSMPHPDIESSEPLSPPLDQADFVINKPFRIKDLFQALKRLS, encoded by the coding sequence ATAATCTCGCCGCGACCCCGCAAAAAAATACTTATAATAGAGGATGATACCTCTCTTACCGAAGAGCTGTCGGAAATACTTCAGGATAAAGGTTATTCGGTCGATACCGAAAATAACGGTCTTACCGGAAGAAAAAGGCTGGAAGATGAGAGGTTTGATATTCTTATACTTGACCTGCGCCTTCCCGGCCTGGCGGGGGAGGAGATACTCAGGCAGGCCAGGGGCAAGAATCTTTGCGAAAAGATCATCGTTCTTTCGGCTAAACCTGTTCATGACCTAAGCATGCCTCATCCCGACATAGAATCTTCAGAGCCCCTTTCGCCCCCTTTGGACCAGGCCGATTTTGTGATAAACAAACCCTTTAGGATAAAAGACCTCTTTCAGGCCCTCAAGCGGCTCTCTTAG